Genomic DNA from Methylocystis sp. MJC1:
ATTCGCGCAATCGGACAGCCAAATCCGGCTTTCCGAAGGGGGACTCGGCATCGGCCTCGCGCTCGCGCGCGATCTCGTTGAGCTGCATGGCGGGCGCGTCATGGCTTATAGCGATGGCGTCGGGCGCGGCGCAGAGTTCGTTGCCTGGCTGCCGCTGAGCACGGAGCCCGCGGCTGTCGCCTCGCCTGCGAAAAAGGCGGCCGCCGAAGCCGTGGGAACGCCGCGCGCGCTCGTCATTGACGATAACCGTGACGGCGCCAACAGCTTCAGCCTGTTGCTGGAGGCTTTGGGGGCGACGGTTTGCACGGTCTACGACGGCCACGCCGGAGTAGCCGCGATCGACCAATTCGAGCCGGACATGGTTTTCCTCGATCTGGGCATGCCTGACATTGACGGTTATGAGGCCGCGCGGCGCATTCGCGCCGCAAGCCGCGGGCGTCCGCTCCTTCTCGTCGCCCTGACCGGCTGGGGACAGGAGGAGGATCACCGCCGCACCCGTGAAGCGGGCTTTGATCTGCATCTCACGAAGCCTGCTTCCCTCGAGGCCGTGGAAGACTTATTGGAACGCGCCCGGTCGGCCGGCGCGGTTGGAGAAACGGCGCTGCGAAGCTGTGGGGCAGCCGCATCCCCTTCCGGCAAAGAATGAGCCGTTGCCTGGCAGACGGAGCGCAATTGAGACTGAAGAAGCCCCTCTTGCCAAGGTCAAGACGTTCTTTTGGAGATTTATCGAGAATTTCTGTTGTTGTTCGCCTGCTTTGTACTAGCAGATGATTGTGGACGAGATGCAAAGTGAATTTGACTGATTGATGATGCCTCCCCCAGATTGAGGTGCGGCTTAACAACTGGGCATTTTGGGGTGGGTTACTCATGCGAAGGATTATTTTAGTTGGGGGAATTTCTCTCTCACTCGCGGGTTGCGCCGGCGTTAGTCCTGCTCCGGAGAGCGAACTGGTTGCGGTACCCAGCATCATTGGCTCTCTGAAATGCGCGTTTGCGAAAGCGCTCGTAAGCGAGCGCGAACCGGGGCGGATTGAGCGCCTTAAGGATCGAATTGCGAAAGTAACTCTGGACCTGAAGGTTGTAGACGATCAGAAAACAAGCTTCGGGTTAAAGGGGAAGGCCACAGCTGGGGGGCCGTTCGTATTTGCGCTTGGCAGTGGAGTGGCAAGTATTTCCCCTTCATTTTCCACATCGGTGCAAATAACTGATACGATAGACACAACAATTACACTGCATTACCTGCTCAAGGCCGATAACGCTAAGAGGCTTTTTGGAAAATCGGCTCGAGAAGGTTTCGCCGTAGCTTGAGCTGTGATTCAAGCTTTGAATATGGACGAATCATAGCCGCGGCCGGATGGCCTCCATTGCCCGAAAGACGCAACGCTATCCGTCTGATCTGGCGGACGAAGAGTGGGCTGTGATCGCGCACCGTTGATGCCGCCGGCGAAGAGGCGCGGGCGACCGCGCGAGGTGGATTTCCGCGAGGTTATCAACGTGCTTCGCTATCTTGTTCGCTCGGGCTGCGGCTGGGAAATGCTGCCGGTTCACTTCGGCCCCTGGCAGACGACCTACTGGTGGTTTCGGCGCTTGATGCGCCCGTTTTCTCTTTCAGACGATCCACGATCTCTGCCTGACGTGCGACCGGGAGGAGGCTGGCCGCGAAGCCTCGCCTACCGCAGCGGTGGTCGACAGCCAGAGCGTGAAAGCGCCGCATGCCGAGACGCGCGGCTATGACGCCGGAAAAAAGATCGTCGGCCGCAAGCGGCATATCGCCGTGGACGCCGACGGGCGACTCTTGATGGTCAATCTCTCCACCGCCGACATCTCCGACAGCGCTGGCGCGCTGCCCATCCTCGAGGCGATCCGAAAGCGCTGGCCATGGGTGAAACATCTGTTCGCCGACGGCGCCTATGACAGGACAACGCTCATGGATAAGGCCGCCTATCTCGACTTTGCGGTCGAAATCATCCGCCGCAACGACTGCCAAAAAGGCTTCGAGGTTTTGCCCAGACGCTGGGTCGTCGAGAGAACGCTCGGCTGGATGGTCCGTTGGCGCCGCCTCGTGCGAGACTACGAGCAAAGGATCGACGTGTCAGAGGCCATGATCTTCATCGCCATGGGCGGGCTGATGCTCCGACGCATCTCTCATCCATGATTTCCAAAAGGACTCTAAGGCATGCAACGATTCGGCTGATCAAGCAAAATACCGATTCTCTGAATGGCTTTCGCGCGTTATCGCGGGGCTCGACGAAAAGGCAAAACTCCAGCCGATCGGCTCTGTGGATAAAATCGATTACAGCGCAACGTTTGGAGTAGTAGCCGCCGACAACGCCGGTCTGGACTTCGATGTAGTGTTCCTCAGCGCCAGCGCCGCTCAAAATGAGTCCAGAAACGACGTGCAATCGATAAAATTCACCATTGCACCTCCGGAAGCTAAGAAAAATAAGCACCCACATCCGGGAGAAAAATCGCCGCCAAAAGACGTTGGTCCCGCCCTCCATTTTTAGCCGGGTCCGACGGACGATCTATTGGCTTGACGCTGTCACCCAAATCGTACCTCGAATAGGCATCGCTGCGCCCGGAGCCTGAAAGAGGCTGCCGGGCGTTGTCGTCTCTACCCCCGAAAAAACTTCAAAATCCAGTTCTCCAGCCCTGAAAAAAGGGCGAGAGCCGGGGCGCGCCAACGCCCCAAGCCGCGAGTCTTGACCTCGCATGGTGTGCAGTTCGCGACGCAGGCGCTTCAGAACGCGGTTGTTTTTCATCAGGATAATGGTGGGCGATGCAGGGATTGAACCTGCGACCCCTCCCGTGTGAAGGAAGAAATGGGGAAAAGTGCCCCCTTTAATTTCAAGTGCTTAGCAGATGAAGTGGGGACGGTCCCCAGTCCGTCCCCACTGAGTGTCAGAGAAGCCATCCAACTTTCACGCCTTTTGTTAAAAAACCTAGCGCCACCACACCAGAATTATAGAATTACCGACATGAGATAATGTCAATATCCTCAACACTTTCCGCAATACATGTTATTTTTTCATCATTTATTGAATGTTTACTTTCGCGAAAACACGTGGTATTCATGCGCTATGTCCGATACCGATCACGACGAGCACCAATACCGCCGGAGGACGGCCCTCTACACAATGGAGGAGGCGGCCGCCAAGTTGATGATATCAAGGAGAACGCTTCAAAAGCTGATTAAAAAAGCGCCTTATTACAGAATTGCTGGAAAAAGAAAGGTCTTCAATGATGATGACATATGGCGTCTAATCGAAGCCCTGCCTTCACCTGACAAGATATGCTCGCAGACCTGATGAAGAAGCTTCAGCACCGAAGGGTTCGGAGAAATTACCGGTGGCCTAAACAAGAGCGCTACCTTGGGTAAGCCGTTCTGCTCAGGCCCCAGCACAGCGCAAGAAGGCGCAGTTCAAGCGGCGGGCTGAAGCTTGGCTCCTGCGCCAATGAGGGCTCAAGACGGTGCCAGCGGACCGCTTTTGACCCAAAGCGGACGTTCGTTGATACCGACCTTCCGTTTGTCTCCGACGTTCACTAATTCTCTCAGCGAATGCTTGTGGCGAGATGCGGGAAGTTTGACTTCGAGCCGCCGAGCTAATCTCGATTGAGCCGCCAAGGTACGACATATCCACTCGCGCCCACGCGCCCGCACTGCTCTCCAGCTAATGCTCTAGCCAGCCCTTTGGTTTTCGCGGCTACGCACTACGTAGCTCGATGTGCACCATCGTGCACGCAAGAACGCCAATTGGCGGTTTGACCGCAATTTATTCACTATGGAGCGGAATATGCTAAGACGTGGATTCCTACGCGCTTCGGTTGGTCTCGCGCTGACAACACTTGTCGCCCCTGGGATCGGGCTCGCCGCCGAGAATCATATCGCCCAAGCGATAGCCCAGATTAACAAGGCCATCCCATACGGCGAGGAGCCCCAACACAGCTCTTCTTTCGTCCAGCACATCGACAACGCGATCGATCACGCTGTGATGGCGCAAAGGGCACACGCTAATTCGCATGTCAAGAAAGCGATCCGCTATCTGCGCCGCGCACGCAGGATCGCCTACGGGACGCATTTGCTGAGCTATTCTCGCAGGGGTGCCGCTTTAGCGAAGAAAGCACAGGCTCAGCTTCAGGCCGCAGGCTGAGCGTTGCGCGCTTGTGCAAAAAAAAACTCGATGAATTTGGAAGCAGCAACGAATACCCTAAAGCCAAAATAGCGCCGCGCCCGTCAATCCGAGGTCGTGGCGCTTTCCTGCGGGACCTGGAGTCCGCCGACAGGCTAAGATGGCCGGCCCCTAACTAACGGAAGCCGCTCTTCCTCGTGATGCCCAAATAATCGTGCGAAAGCCCGATGTCCTTTGTCTCCATTTGCGATCGAGATGACGCGCAAGCGCCGCTCGCGAGCTGACGGGTTTGTCGGAACTCGCAATACCGGGCGTGTCACGAGCCCCCTGGGAGATGGTTGCCGTGCCTTCCGGGCAGGGTTCGCATCAATTACCCGGGGCTTTTGGAGCGAGGCTTTCTGGATCAGCCAACGACCGCTTCTGGCGCATCTTTCTCCTTCAGGACCGATTCCAGCGATCGCCGATTATTCGAACAATCTCCATTAGTCGGTGGTGCTGACCATTCCATTGCGTCACATGTCGCTCAGGAGCTCTACAACGTCCGCCATTGATGGGCGGCTCGCCGTGTGTGGTTGCACACAGGCGTTGACCACCTCTTGCAGTTTAATTAGCTCTGTAGGCGCAGCCGTACACCGCGCTAGCAATTCGCCAAGAAGCAGCCCCCATGCGCGGACTTCGGTTCGTTGCCAAAGACTCCCTTCTTCACCGACCGGAAGCACACACGCCGCGCCGAAATCGCTAAGCGCCGCGTCGCCGTTTTGCCCGTCCCAAAGAACATTATGAGCGTAAAGATCGCCATGCAGTAACCCCCTCGCATGCAGATGAGCAGTGGCCGAAGCTACGCCACGCGCTAGCTGAAGGGCAGTCGTCCGTGTTAGACGCAATTCGGAGGAATACACATCACGGCTACAGGTCGTGAGGTTTGGGGGGGCCGCGAGCGGGCGCCAATGAGCCGGTAGCAGCGGCATCAATAGCCCATCTCTCCCCTCGGGGTGATCCACCAAACGACCCAAAGCCGCCGTAAGGTTAGGATGTTCCCCCGCAGCCAGGCATGTCGTTATTTCACTTAGAGGGGAACCGTCGCTCGTCATGGCGCCCAGGAAAAGTTTCACCGCCACAGAGATCGGCTTATTGACCCTTTCTGCTCGCCAAAGCCCGCGATGCACTTGTCCGGAGGAGCCTCGGCCCAGACGCGCTCCGATGTCGAGATCCGCCCAAAAAACGGGCGCAGCGACTGCGGGCACCAAATCGCGCTGCAGAGGATTTCCGTTCCAGGAAATCCAGGCGAGGCTGGGAAGCTGCACGAGCCACGGTGGAAGCGCATCAAAGCCGTTGGAGCTCAGCCGCACCAGCTCCAGAGACGACGCATCGGCCAGACTGCTCGGAAGTTTGCGGAGCCGATTCCCCGCCAGCATCAACTTCTGTAAAAGCGGTCGCTCGCCAAGAGCTTCGGGGAGTTGCTCAATGCGGTTTTCAGTGAGGATCAGCCAGCGCAATTTTGGCGGCAGAGCTTCTTCTGGAACTTCTCGTAGCC
This window encodes:
- the smbP gene encoding small metal-binding protein SmbP, yielding MHHRARKNANWRFDRNLFTMERNMLRRGFLRASVGLALTTLVAPGIGLAAENHIAQAIAQINKAIPYGEEPQHSSSFVQHIDNAIDHAVMAQRAHANSHVKKAIRYLRRARRIAYGTHLLSYSRRGAALAKKAQAQLQAAG
- a CDS encoding leucine-rich repeat-containing protein kinase family protein, with the translated sequence MSEFQKSDLQSLRRGDLAGTRELRLPGLTEFPREVFGLADTLEVLDLSGGRLNELPNDMSRLHRLRVLFCSGNNFERLPSALGDCRSLSQIGFRASGLREVPEEALPPKLRWLILTENRIEQLPEALGERPLLQKLMLAGNRLRKLPSSLADASSLELVRLSSNGFDALPPWLVQLPSLAWISWNGNPLQRDLVPAVAAPVFWADLDIGARLGRGSSGQVHRGLWRAERVNKPISVAVKLFLGAMTSDGSPLSEITTCLAAGEHPNLTAALGRLVDHPEGRDGLLMPLLPAHWRPLAAPPNLTTCSRDVYSSELRLTRTTALQLARGVASATAHLHARGLLHGDLYAHNVLWDGQNGDAALSDFGAACVLPVGEEGSLWQRTEVRAWGLLLGELLARCTAAPTELIKLQEVVNACVQPHTASRPSMADVVELLSDM